One window from the genome of Rhodococcus sp. ABRD24 encodes:
- a CDS encoding primosomal protein has protein sequence MAGDIVPIELGLTRGDLVTLWAPRWREGDDEWEAFLGHEEDLYGFRSVAELAAFIRTDSDNDLVEHPAWPVVSKLAAPELEPDENFTFDLVGVPELAAGDPEALVITELERTLDMTRNIGEVCDLDPILKFFEAHPVLGYLRGGVGEFAGREGEALWDQIGAAVATDWDAVLDAVDSIVATPDVDANAVAVAEAEVLAAEENVLDAEDDTDADYDEYDTEDEEVEETFWNLVGIDPIRIITSDATYYSLRCYLDDHAVFLGRGGRISVFSSERALARYLADNHEHDLARVSTYEQVQTAAVDGSLEIEVTDENVYVLPGLADDLAEGPDAVDADQLELAVELFTDAADFAKDDTTDAALAASTPLGWYISYILEPSPSRMTPNPPYTAESESWRALEREFEARLHPE, from the coding sequence ATGGCTGGAGACATCGTCCCGATCGAACTCGGACTCACCCGAGGCGACCTCGTCACGCTGTGGGCACCTCGCTGGCGCGAGGGCGACGACGAGTGGGAGGCCTTCCTCGGACACGAAGAGGACCTGTACGGATTCCGGTCCGTCGCCGAACTCGCCGCGTTCATCCGAACCGACAGCGACAACGACCTCGTCGAGCATCCGGCGTGGCCCGTCGTCTCCAAGTTGGCCGCACCCGAGCTCGAGCCCGACGAGAACTTCACGTTCGATCTCGTCGGTGTGCCCGAGCTAGCCGCAGGCGACCCCGAGGCCCTGGTCATTACGGAGCTCGAGCGCACACTTGACATGACCCGCAACATCGGCGAGGTCTGCGACCTCGATCCCATCCTGAAGTTCTTCGAGGCGCACCCGGTCCTCGGCTACCTGCGCGGCGGGGTCGGTGAGTTCGCCGGCCGCGAAGGCGAGGCGCTGTGGGATCAGATCGGTGCCGCCGTCGCCACCGACTGGGACGCGGTGCTCGACGCGGTGGACTCGATCGTCGCCACACCGGATGTCGATGCGAACGCCGTCGCCGTCGCCGAAGCCGAGGTGCTCGCGGCCGAAGAGAACGTGCTCGACGCCGAAGACGACACCGACGCGGACTACGACGAGTACGACACCGAGGACGAAGAGGTCGAAGAGACCTTCTGGAATCTCGTCGGGATCGACCCGATCCGGATCATCACCTCCGACGCCACGTATTACTCGCTGCGCTGCTACCTCGACGATCACGCGGTGTTCCTCGGCAGAGGAGGCCGGATCTCGGTGTTCAGCTCGGAGCGCGCGCTGGCGCGGTACCTCGCCGACAACCACGAGCACGACCTCGCGCGCGTCAGCACGTACGAACAGGTGCAGACCGCGGCCGTCGACGGATCGCTCGAGATCGAGGTCACCGACGAGAACGTCTACGTGCTGCCGGGGCTGGCCGACGATTTGGCCGAAGGACCCGATGCCGTGGACGCCGACCAGCTCGAATTGGCGGTGGAACTGTTCACCGACGCCGCCGACTTCGCGAAGGACGACACCACCGACGCCGCGCTCGCCGCATCCACCCCCTTGGGCTGGTACATCTCCTACATCCTCGAGCCGAGCCCGAGCCGAATGACGCCGAACCCGCCGTACACTGCCGAGTCCGAGTCGTGGCGGGCGCTCGAGCGCGAGTTCGAGGCACGCCTGCACCCGGAGTGA
- a CDS encoding cytidine deaminase, whose amino-acid sequence MALVDWKLLRDNAHRVMGAAYAPYSRYPVGAAALVDDGRIVAGCNVENVSYGLSLCAECVLIGNLISGGGGRLRAFTCCDGKGEILMPCGRCRQLLLEHGGAELLVDTRTGPRPLGDLLPDAFGPDEAGVLRGDLT is encoded by the coding sequence ATGGCTCTGGTCGACTGGAAGTTGTTGCGCGACAATGCGCATCGGGTAATGGGGGCTGCCTATGCGCCGTACTCGCGGTACCCGGTGGGGGCGGCAGCGCTCGTGGACGACGGACGCATCGTCGCGGGATGCAATGTGGAAAATGTCTCATACGGTCTCAGTTTGTGTGCCGAATGTGTACTCATCGGTAACTTAATTTCCGGTGGTGGCGGGCGTCTGAGAGCATTCACCTGCTGCGATGGGAAGGGGGAGATCCTGATGCCGTGTGGACGCTGTCGGCAGCTCCTGCTCGAGCACGGCGGCGCCGAATTGCTCGTCGACACCCGAACCGGGCCGCGCCCACTCGGTGACCTGCTTCCCGATGCCTTCGGCCCCGACGAGGCCGGGGTTCTCCGCGGGGATCTCACATGA
- a CDS encoding YbaB/EbfC family nucleoid-associated protein, with product MSEREMDALVARATAQVDLLEETLTALQSIRAVASSEDGRVRAEVDGHGTLTGLWLSESLLDVDARALAQTITHTAHRAAAAAAEERIRVTTALYDMFAAPSGNRSRIG from the coding sequence ATGAGCGAACGGGAGATGGACGCGCTCGTCGCTCGTGCGACCGCACAGGTGGACCTCCTCGAAGAGACGCTGACCGCGCTGCAGTCCATCCGGGCTGTCGCCTCGAGCGAGGACGGTCGGGTGCGCGCAGAGGTCGACGGACACGGCACGCTGACCGGGCTGTGGCTGAGCGAATCGCTCCTCGACGTCGATGCCCGGGCTCTCGCGCAGACGATCACACACACCGCCCACCGAGCCGCGGCCGCTGCGGCGGAGGAACGGATCCGGGTCACGACAGCTCTCTACGACATGTTCGCGGCCCCGTCCGGGAATCGCTCGAGGATCGGCTGA
- a CDS encoding adenosine deaminase produces the protein MTAPLDLEYIRRAPKVLLHDHLDGGLRPSTVADLAVECGYTGLPATTPDALAVWFRDAADSGSLERYLETFAHTVAVMQTPAGLERVARECAEDLAADGVVYAEVRFAPEQHLEEGLSLDDVVEHVLTGFRLGEAAARAAGREIRVGCLLTAMRHAARSREIAELTVRFRDRGVVGFDIAGAEAGYPPSRHLDAFEYMRTCNAHFTIHAGEAFGLPSIHEAIAFCGTDRLGHGVRITDDITVARDGSATLGRLANFVRDKRIPLELCPSSNVQTGAVATLEEHPFDLLARLRFRVTVNTDNRLMSDTSMSREMLMLAATFGYGWSDLERFTINAMKSAFIPFDQRLALIDDVIKPGYAVLIG, from the coding sequence ATGACAGCGCCGCTGGATCTCGAGTACATCCGCCGGGCCCCGAAGGTATTGCTGCACGATCACCTCGACGGGGGGCTACGCCCGTCGACAGTCGCGGATCTTGCAGTCGAGTGTGGATACACCGGACTCCCCGCGACAACTCCCGACGCCCTCGCCGTGTGGTTCCGCGATGCGGCCGACAGTGGATCGCTCGAGCGGTACCTGGAGACCTTCGCCCACACCGTCGCGGTCATGCAGACCCCCGCCGGGCTCGAACGCGTGGCGCGCGAGTGCGCCGAGGACCTCGCTGCCGACGGCGTCGTCTATGCGGAGGTGCGGTTCGCCCCCGAACAGCACCTCGAGGAGGGGCTCAGCCTGGACGACGTCGTCGAGCACGTGCTGACCGGGTTCCGCCTGGGGGAGGCTGCGGCGCGGGCGGCCGGTCGAGAGATCCGTGTCGGATGTCTGCTCACCGCGATGCGGCACGCGGCGCGGTCCCGGGAGATCGCGGAGCTCACGGTCCGGTTCCGGGATCGCGGCGTGGTGGGGTTCGACATCGCCGGGGCAGAGGCGGGATATCCACCGAGTCGGCATCTCGATGCCTTCGAGTACATGCGAACGTGCAACGCGCACTTCACGATCCATGCGGGCGAGGCATTCGGTCTGCCATCCATTCACGAGGCCATCGCATTCTGCGGCACCGACCGTCTCGGTCACGGTGTCCGCATCACCGACGACATCACGGTGGCGCGGGACGGCAGTGCGACTCTCGGTCGGCTCGCAAACTTCGTTCGTGACAAGCGCATTCCGCTCGAGCTGTGCCCGAGCTCCAATGTCCAGACCGGGGCGGTCGCCACGCTCGAGGAACACCCGTTCGACCTGCTGGCGCGGCTGCGGTTCCGCGTCACCGTGAACACTGACAACCGCTTGATGAGCGACACCTCGATGAGCCGCGAGATGCTCATGCTGGCCGCCACCTTCGGATACGGGTGGAGTGATCTCGAACGATTCACCATCAACGCGATGAAGTCAGCGTTCATCCCGTTCGACCAGCGGCTGGCGCTGATAGACGACGTGATCAAGCCTGGTTACGCGGTGCTCATCGGCTGA
- a CDS encoding phospho-sugar mutase: MTTQSTVHFGTAGLRGPVGDGPECINIDVVERTTAGLARWLQDRCLGGGTVVVGRDARHGSAEFAVATAEVLAAEGFAVALLPRPLPTPLVPFAVRRLGAVAGVQITASHNPPTDNGYKVYLSGGAPLAAPADREIETAIARITQIRRSPVTPIDDTLLHEYLSRVATLPFGTRRDIRIALTPLHGVGGETVVAALRAAGFTDIHTVASQFVPDPDFPTVAFPNPEEPGTPDELLALAAAVNADIAIALDPDADRCAVGVPAPDGWRMLTGDETGALLGQRILAHAPTGSLVATTIVSSTLLGKIADARGFRSARTLTGFKWLVRAGDGLVYAYEEAVGHCADPDVVRDKDGISAAVLVADLAAELASENRTLLDTLDDLAVEFGVHATGQVSLRVEDLADITRIMNRVRAHPPAEIAGSPVETVDLSEVRGPLRTDAVTFTGRDLHVTVRPSGTEPKLKCYFEVVEPVPGRAALSAARAAALTRLESIRRFAQAL; encoded by the coding sequence GTGACCACCCAGAGCACGGTGCATTTCGGCACGGCCGGCCTGCGCGGTCCGGTCGGAGACGGCCCCGAGTGCATCAACATCGACGTCGTCGAACGCACGACGGCCGGGCTCGCACGGTGGCTGCAGGACCGCTGCCTCGGAGGCGGCACCGTCGTCGTCGGACGCGATGCCCGCCACGGTTCCGCCGAGTTTGCGGTTGCCACCGCGGAAGTTCTTGCCGCCGAAGGATTCGCGGTGGCGCTGCTGCCGCGTCCGTTGCCCACTCCCCTCGTGCCGTTCGCAGTCCGCCGCCTCGGCGCGGTGGCCGGAGTCCAGATCACGGCGTCACACAATCCGCCCACCGACAACGGCTACAAGGTGTATCTGTCCGGTGGCGCCCCGCTCGCGGCCCCAGCGGACCGCGAGATCGAGACCGCGATCGCGCGGATCACGCAGATTCGACGCAGCCCGGTCACCCCGATCGACGACACTCTGCTCCACGAGTACCTCTCCCGAGTGGCGACGCTGCCCTTCGGCACTCGCCGAGATATCCGGATCGCGCTGACCCCGCTGCACGGAGTCGGTGGGGAAACCGTGGTGGCTGCCCTGCGGGCGGCGGGATTCACCGACATCCACACCGTCGCATCGCAGTTCGTGCCGGACCCGGACTTCCCCACGGTCGCGTTCCCCAACCCCGAGGAGCCGGGCACCCCGGACGAACTGCTCGCACTCGCGGCCGCGGTGAATGCCGACATCGCAATCGCTCTCGACCCCGACGCGGACCGCTGCGCCGTCGGCGTACCCGCGCCCGACGGCTGGCGGATGCTCACCGGCGACGAAACCGGCGCCCTGCTCGGTCAGCGGATCCTCGCGCATGCCCCCACCGGATCGCTCGTGGCGACCACGATCGTGTCGTCGACACTGCTCGGCAAGATCGCGGACGCTCGCGGCTTCCGCAGCGCGCGGACTCTCACCGGATTCAAGTGGCTCGTACGAGCCGGGGACGGCCTGGTCTACGCCTACGAGGAGGCCGTCGGACACTGCGCCGACCCCGACGTCGTCCGGGACAAGGACGGGATATCCGCGGCCGTTCTCGTCGCCGATCTGGCAGCCGAGCTCGCTTCCGAGAACCGCACGCTGCTCGACACACTCGACGATCTCGCCGTCGAATTCGGCGTGCACGCCACCGGTCAGGTATCGCTGCGGGTCGAGGACCTCGCCGACATCACCCGCATCATGAACCGGGTCCGCGCGCATCCCCCGGCCGAGATCGCAGGCAGCCCGGTGGAGACGGTGGACCTCAGTGAGGTACGCGGGCCGCTGCGCACGGACGCGGTCACGTTCACCGGCCGGGATCTCCACGTGACGGTTCGCCCGTCCGGTACCGAACCCAAGCTCAAGTGCTACTTCGAGGTGGTCGAGCCGGTGCCCGGCCGCGCCGCGCTATCGGCCGCCCGGGCCGCGGCACTTACGCGACTCGAGAGCATCCGGCGGTTCGCGCAGGCGCTCTGA
- a CDS encoding thymidine phosphorylase encodes MTDAVSIIAAKRDGLELTGAQIDWVLEAFTQGIVADEQMSALAMAIFLRGMTRRETARWTAAMIASGGRMDFSELGLPTVDKHSTGGVGDKITLPLVPLVAACGAAVPQLSGRGLGHTGGTLDKLESIPGWRADLGGAELVDILSDPQIGAVICAAGAGLVPADRKLYALRDVTGTVESIPLLASSIMSKKIAEGTGALVLDVKVGSGAFMKEIAGARELARTMVEIGTDAGLRTVALITSMDTPLGRTVGNALEVAESVEVLAGGGPDDVVELTLALAREMLAAAGIDGIDPADRLRDGSAMDRWRSMIAAQGGDPDASLPCATHSTTLSVPESGILTRLDAMAVGVAAWRLGAGRERQGMAVQAGAGIELHVQQGKPVRAGDPLLTLHTDTPERFAAAVAALDGAWTIGPEAPARSPLVIERFDATHLGDEYSTGGAATVDP; translated from the coding sequence ATGACCGATGCTGTGTCGATCATCGCGGCCAAGCGGGATGGTCTGGAGCTGACCGGTGCGCAGATCGACTGGGTGCTCGAGGCGTTTACCCAGGGCATCGTCGCTGACGAGCAGATGTCGGCGCTCGCGATGGCGATATTCCTGCGGGGCATGACCCGGAGGGAGACCGCACGGTGGACCGCCGCGATGATCGCCTCGGGCGGGCGCATGGACTTCTCCGAACTGGGGCTGCCGACGGTGGACAAGCACTCGACCGGCGGGGTAGGAGACAAGATCACGTTGCCGCTGGTCCCACTCGTCGCGGCTTGCGGCGCGGCGGTGCCGCAGCTGTCCGGCCGCGGACTCGGCCACACCGGCGGCACGCTCGACAAGCTCGAATCGATTCCCGGCTGGCGCGCTGACCTCGGCGGCGCCGAGCTGGTCGACATCTTGTCCGACCCGCAGATCGGTGCCGTGATCTGTGCGGCGGGGGCCGGCCTGGTGCCCGCCGACCGCAAGCTCTACGCCTTGCGCGACGTCACCGGCACGGTCGAGTCGATCCCCCTCCTCGCGAGCTCGATCATGAGCAAGAAGATCGCGGAGGGCACTGGTGCGCTGGTGCTCGACGTGAAGGTGGGCAGCGGCGCATTCATGAAGGAAATCGCCGGAGCCCGCGAACTCGCGCGGACGATGGTCGAGATCGGCACCGACGCCGGACTTCGAACGGTCGCGCTGATTACGTCGATGGACACACCACTCGGCCGTACTGTCGGCAACGCACTCGAGGTGGCCGAGTCGGTCGAGGTTCTCGCTGGCGGCGGACCCGACGATGTCGTCGAGCTGACGCTGGCGCTGGCCCGGGAGATGCTCGCCGCGGCGGGCATCGACGGCATCGACCCCGCGGATCGGCTGCGTGACGGCAGCGCGATGGATCGGTGGCGCTCGATGATCGCGGCGCAGGGCGGCGACCCGGACGCGTCGCTGCCCTGCGCCACCCATTCGACCACCCTGTCCGTACCGGAGTCCGGGATACTCACCCGCCTCGACGCGATGGCGGTGGGCGTTGCCGCGTGGCGGCTCGGGGCGGGCCGCGAGCGGCAGGGCATGGCGGTACAGGCCGGCGCCGGGATCGAACTGCATGTCCAGCAGGGCAAGCCGGTGAGGGCCGGCGATCCGCTGCTCACGCTGCACACCGATACCCCCGAGCGGTTTGCCGCCGCGGTGGCCGCCCTCGACGGTGCGTGGACGATCGGGCCGGAGGCGCCCGCGCGCAGCCCACTCGTTATCGAACGTTTCGACGCGACACACCTGGGTGACGAGTATTCGACGGGCGGTGCGGCTACCGTCGACCCATGA
- a CDS encoding purine-nucleoside phosphorylase translates to MHTLEQQASDILAERTGVAKHAAAVILGSGWQAAADALGEPVGVVPMAELPGFATPSASGHAGSVLSVRVGETPILVLLGRAHAYEGHDLARVVHPVRTAIAAGAETVILTNAAGGIRADMRVGEPVLISDHLNLTARSPLVGADFVDLVDAYSPQLRSLARTIDPSLSEGVYAGLPGPHYETPAEIRMLRTLGADLVGMSTVHETIAARALGARVLGISLVTNLAAGVTGEPLDHAEVLAAGLASAARMGELLRELVSRL, encoded by the coding sequence ATGCACACACTCGAGCAGCAGGCCTCCGACATCCTGGCCGAACGCACCGGCGTCGCAAAGCATGCAGCTGCCGTCATCCTCGGTTCCGGCTGGCAGGCCGCCGCCGACGCGCTCGGCGAGCCCGTTGGGGTGGTGCCGATGGCTGAGCTGCCCGGGTTCGCGACCCCATCCGCATCCGGCCATGCCGGCTCGGTGCTGTCGGTGCGTGTCGGCGAGACCCCGATCCTGGTGCTGCTCGGCCGCGCCCACGCCTACGAGGGTCACGACCTCGCCCGCGTGGTGCACCCGGTCCGGACCGCGATCGCGGCCGGAGCGGAGACCGTCATCCTCACCAACGCGGCCGGCGGCATCCGTGCGGACATGCGTGTCGGCGAGCCCGTCCTCATCAGCGACCACCTCAACCTCACCGCACGCTCACCCCTCGTCGGCGCCGATTTCGTGGACCTGGTCGATGCGTACAGTCCGCAGTTGCGCAGCCTTGCCCGCACGATCGACCCCTCCCTGAGTGAGGGGGTGTACGCGGGCCTGCCGGGACCGCACTACGAGACCCCCGCCGAGATCCGCATGCTGCGCACGCTCGGCGCCGACCTGGTCGGGATGTCCACCGTCCACGAGACCATCGCGGCCCGTGCGCTCGGCGCCCGCGTCCTCGGAATCTCGCTGGTGACGAACCTCGCGGCCGGAGTCACCGGTGAGCCGCTCGACCATGCCGAGGTCCTCGCCGCCGGACTGGCGTCGGCCGCCCGGATGGGCGAGCTGCTGCGCGAACTCGTGTCGCGGCTGTGA
- a CDS encoding type VII secretion target, whose product MSEMSAATEAIAAFGATAATMAAQSEAAAAGAIAAGPALLGPVFGLIGGDFVAAFASAHTSHTTEISRLSSLWASIGAAAITTATAYDVTDSGAAASLGRTGVPA is encoded by the coding sequence ATGAGTGAGATGTCGGCGGCAACCGAGGCAATCGCGGCCTTCGGAGCCACCGCGGCCACCATGGCCGCGCAGTCGGAGGCCGCCGCAGCGGGAGCGATCGCGGCCGGACCGGCCCTGCTCGGACCGGTGTTCGGGCTGATCGGAGGGGACTTCGTTGCGGCCTTCGCGTCGGCACACACCTCCCACACGACCGAGATCAGTCGACTGTCCTCGCTGTGGGCTTCGATCGGCGCGGCCGCCATCACGACCGCCACCGCCTACGACGTCACGGATTCCGGCGCCGCCGCCTCGCTGGGCAGGACAGGAGTCCCCGCGTGA
- the upp gene encoding uracil phosphoribosyltransferase, protein METHVVDHPLAAALLTRMRDERSDNAAFRSALRRLTQMLIYEAIRDAPVEEFEVTTPVAVTTGVRLARPPLLVPVLRAGLGMVEQASSLIPQSQVGFVGMARDEETHQPVPYLESLPADLSGIPVYVLDPMLATGGSMVHTFDLLVARGATDITAVCVVAAPQGVEALANSGYPVRLVTATVDEGLDENAFIVPGLGDAGDRQFGPR, encoded by the coding sequence ATGGAAACGCACGTGGTCGACCATCCTCTGGCAGCTGCACTTCTGACGAGGATGCGAGACGAACGCAGCGACAACGCAGCGTTCCGCTCCGCGTTGCGCAGGCTCACCCAGATGTTGATCTACGAGGCCATCCGGGACGCGCCGGTCGAGGAGTTCGAGGTCACGACCCCGGTCGCTGTCACCACCGGAGTCCGGTTGGCCCGGCCGCCGTTGCTGGTTCCAGTTCTGCGGGCCGGGCTCGGCATGGTTGAGCAGGCGAGTTCGCTGATCCCGCAATCCCAGGTCGGGTTCGTCGGCATGGCCCGTGACGAGGAGACCCATCAGCCGGTTCCGTATCTCGAATCGCTGCCCGCGGACCTGTCCGGTATTCCCGTGTACGTGCTCGACCCGATGCTCGCGACCGGCGGTTCGATGGTGCACACGTTCGACCTGCTCGTCGCGCGTGGCGCCACCGACATCACCGCGGTGTGTGTCGTCGCCGCCCCGCAAGGCGTGGAGGCGCTCGCGAACTCCGGGTATCCGGTGCGCCTCGTGACTGCCACCGTCGACGAGGGGCTCGACGAGAACGCGTTCATCGTGCCGGGCCTCGGTGATGCCGGCGACCGGCAATTCGGCCCGCGCTAG
- the sdhC gene encoding succinate dehydrogenase, cytochrome b556 subunit encodes MWSWVLHRITGVATFFFLFVHVLDTALVRVNPDTYDRVIETYKNPLVGLMELALVAMVLYHALNGLRVMLVDFWSKGPQYQRVMLWGILAIWFVVMIPAAGRIFYNMFAGH; translated from the coding sequence ATGTGGTCCTGGGTACTACACCGGATCACCGGCGTCGCAACATTCTTCTTTCTCTTCGTCCACGTCCTGGACACCGCACTCGTGCGCGTCAATCCGGACACCTACGACCGAGTCATCGAGACCTACAAGAACCCCCTTGTCGGTCTCATGGAGCTCGCGCTCGTGGCTATGGTGCTCTACCACGCATTGAACGGCCTGCGGGTGATGCTGGTGGACTTCTGGTCGAAGGGCCCCCAGTACCAGCGCGTCATGCTCTGGGGCATCCTCGCGATCTGGTTCGTGGTGATGATTCCGGCCGCAGGGCGCATCTTCTACAACATGTTTGCGGGGCACTGA
- a CDS encoding succinate dehydrogenase hydrophobic membrane anchor subunit, with protein sequence MTTEAKSLGTAYDRPASLDNPRSPRRAAKNNFELYAWLFMRFSGLALIVLVLGHLFIMLMLDDGVHRINFAFVAGRWSSPFWQFWDLTMLWLAQLHGGNGLRTVIADYSRKDSTRFWLNTILVVSMILIMGLGTYVIFTFDPNISAS encoded by the coding sequence ATGACGACAGAAGCCAAGTCGCTGGGCACGGCATACGACCGCCCGGCCAGCCTGGACAACCCTCGCTCGCCGCGTCGCGCCGCGAAGAACAACTTCGAGCTCTACGCATGGCTGTTCATGCGGTTCTCGGGCCTGGCACTCATCGTGCTGGTACTGGGCCACCTGTTCATCATGCTGATGCTCGACGACGGTGTGCACCGCATCAACTTCGCGTTCGTCGCGGGTCGCTGGTCCAGCCCGTTCTGGCAGTTCTGGGACCTCACCATGCTCTGGCTCGCCCAGCTGCACGGCGGTAACGGCCTGCGCACGGTCATCGCGGACTACTCGCGTAAGGACTCCACCCGGTTCTGGCTCAACACGATCCTGGTCGTGTCGATGATCCTGATCATGGGCCTGGGCACCTACGTCATCTTCACCTTCGACCCCAACATCTCGGCGAGCTAG
- a CDS encoding C40 family peptidase, whose translation MIDVLARPIIDLLGTFGSGALPSGSPADAMRAASAAIDAVHALGRTGISDLGGVWTGVAADAAIGKAEATQASSVQLSDRGREIAAVVDAASECVRAGTAELQGILQSFLSIATNALPVLATPAGQAMLISAAIEHLGRALAVVARVRSELAGHTASMVTLTAPDSVHTEARTVAASVSAPASGTPTTAAAAIPAPGAAQSDAVSRFASSFAGSYIPTTSAFRSATARTTPYGLGARSSVDTGSGAGSSSYDPRFGGSGVEVLLPDGSTAVAPNKEAADAVRYALTQQGVPYQWGGTSPGQGLDCSGLTQWAYGEAGVDLPRLAQEQTVGTPVDPENLMPGDLAVWDGHVAMVIGNGQMVEAGDPVSVSSIRTTNIGMAFYGFYRPTE comes from the coding sequence GTGATCGACGTGCTCGCCCGCCCCATCATCGACCTGCTCGGCACATTCGGATCGGGTGCACTGCCCAGCGGGTCGCCCGCCGACGCGATGCGCGCGGCATCCGCCGCGATCGACGCCGTCCACGCGCTGGGCCGTACCGGAATCAGCGACCTCGGCGGGGTCTGGACCGGTGTCGCCGCCGACGCCGCGATCGGCAAGGCCGAGGCGACGCAGGCGTCGTCGGTGCAGCTCTCGGACCGGGGACGCGAAATCGCCGCCGTCGTCGACGCCGCCTCGGAGTGCGTCCGCGCCGGCACCGCCGAACTACAGGGCATCCTGCAATCGTTCCTGTCGATCGCGACCAACGCACTCCCGGTCCTGGCAACGCCGGCCGGTCAGGCGATGCTCATCAGCGCCGCGATCGAGCACCTGGGCCGGGCACTCGCAGTCGTCGCGCGGGTACGTAGCGAACTGGCTGGGCACACCGCGTCGATGGTCACGCTCACCGCACCAGACTCGGTCCACACCGAGGCGCGAACGGTCGCCGCGTCCGTCAGCGCCCCGGCATCCGGCACGCCCACCACGGCCGCCGCGGCGATCCCGGCCCCGGGCGCCGCTCAGTCCGACGCCGTGAGCCGATTCGCGTCCAGCTTCGCCGGCTCGTACATCCCCACCACCTCGGCATTCCGCAGCGCCACCGCCCGCACCACTCCCTACGGCCTCGGGGCACGCTCGTCCGTCGACACCGGTAGCGGTGCGGGGTCCAGTTCGTACGACCCACGATTCGGCGGGAGCGGCGTCGAAGTCCTGCTACCCGACGGCAGTACTGCGGTGGCACCCAACAAGGAGGCCGCCGACGCGGTCCGTTACGCACTCACCCAACAGGGCGTGCCGTACCAGTGGGGAGGAACCTCACCGGGGCAGGGTCTGGACTGCAGCGGCCTCACGCAATGGGCCTACGGCGAGGCAGGCGTCGACCTGCCCCGCCTCGCGCAGGAACAAACCGTCGGCACCCCGGTGGATCCGGAAAACCTGATGCCCGGCGATCTCGCGGTGTGGGACGGTCACGTCGCGATGGTGATCGGCAACGGTCAGATGGTCGAAGCCGGGGACCCGGTCAGTGTCAGCTCGATTCGCACCACCAACATCGGTATGGCCTTCTACGGCTTCTACCGTCCCACCGAATGA
- a CDS encoding enoyl-CoA hydratase/isomerase family protein produces the protein MPYLNRQGDVFVLYLGSEGETDNENRFHPDWIDATHALLDEVEAHEGPAALVTTATGKFFTNGLDTDWIFVNLDKLPGYLDRVHTIFSRILTFPMATVAAVQGHAFGAGAMLASSHDFRVMRSDRGYYCLPEVNLTMPFTVGMSTLLSTRLPRQTAVEAMTTGRRYGGADALAAGIVDDAVEGDLVLGAAVARASALVATHGANLSGIKSGIHRDALVALGTLTDESNFKLG, from the coding sequence ATGCCATACCTGAATCGCCAAGGCGACGTCTTCGTCCTCTACCTCGGTTCCGAGGGCGAGACGGACAACGAGAATCGGTTCCACCCCGACTGGATCGATGCCACCCACGCACTGCTCGACGAGGTCGAGGCGCACGAGGGTCCCGCGGCGCTGGTCACCACCGCGACCGGCAAGTTCTTCACCAACGGGCTCGACACCGACTGGATCTTCGTCAACCTCGACAAGCTGCCCGGGTATCTGGACCGGGTCCACACGATCTTCTCGCGGATCCTGACCTTCCCGATGGCAACCGTCGCGGCGGTGCAGGGCCACGCGTTCGGGGCGGGCGCGATGCTGGCGAGTTCTCACGATTTCCGGGTGATGCGCAGTGACCGTGGCTACTACTGCCTGCCCGAGGTCAACCTGACCATGCCCTTCACCGTGGGCATGTCGACGTTGCTGTCGACGCGGCTGCCCCGGCAGACGGCCGTCGAGGCGATGACGACGGGTCGGCGCTACGGCGGAGCCGATGCGCTCGCTGCCGGAATCGTCGACGACGCCGTCGAGGGCGATCTGGTGCTCGGGGCTGCCGTCGCGCGAGCATCGGCGCTGGTAGCGACCCACGGAGCCAATCTGTCCGGCATCAAGAGCGGGATTCACCGGGATGCGCTGGTGGCACTGGGCACCTTGACCGACGAGAGCAACTTCAAGCTCGGATAG